In the genome of Oscillospiraceae bacterium, one region contains:
- a CDS encoding SpoIIIAH-like family protein, which produces MEKLAKINRVPEYITEPEAEPALLTAPEETKEEESAEEPKRGFAETFRALIPKKRTIPKPFPWKSISAKNVLVVSCIALIAVAGYINIRYYLNDEPVDSLKTGDNPAVATGENPSDVASEDENYFTVAVINRQRVRDEAIDLLQTLMDSESTPAERRDEIMVEMNRIADEITYEVNIENLVRAKGINECVAVINDGNANIIVKSAGLTPAEIAQIKEIVYVQTGIVPKNIKIIEKSV; this is translated from the coding sequence ATGGAAAAATTAGCAAAAATCAACAGGGTGCCGGAATATATAACCGAACCCGAAGCGGAGCCAGCTCTTCTGACAGCTCCGGAGGAAACAAAAGAGGAAGAAAGCGCCGAAGAACCGAAGCGCGGATTTGCGGAGACATTCCGTGCGCTCATTCCAAAAAAGCGTACAATCCCTAAGCCGTTCCCCTGGAAATCAATAAGCGCCAAAAATGTTCTTGTCGTATCATGTATCGCTTTGATTGCCGTCGCCGGATATATCAACATCAGATATTATCTCAACGATGAACCGGTCGATTCACTTAAGACAGGAGACAATCCCGCAGTGGCCACCGGTGAAAATCCATCCGATGTCGCGTCTGAAGATGAAAATTATTTTACCGTTGCCGTTATCAACCGCCAGCGTGTCCGTGACGAAGCCATTGATCTTCTTCAAACATTAATGGACAGCGAATCAACCCCCGCGGAGCGCCGCGATGAAATAATGGTCGAAATGAACCGCATAGCGGACGAGATTACATATGAAGTAAATATAGAAAATCTCGTCAGAGCAAAGGGTATTAATGAATGCGTCGCAGTAATTAACGATGGAAATGCAAATATCATTGTTAAAAGCGCCGGCCTTACCCCCGCGGAAATAGCTCAGATCAAGGAAATCGTCTATGTTCAGACAGGCATAGTGCCAAAGAATATAAAGATAATAGAAAAAAGTGTATGA
- a CDS encoding TetR/AcrR family transcriptional regulator, producing MSRERIIDAAIRVFSREGYYRANMDEIAREADVAKGTLYYHFPTKLELFKTLVTEGMTMITDKIKKEFDENTPVDIQVKKAIEANINIYLEYGELAKIFFNELSSGIDSDALAEIDSLKNNYISFISDILKSASSEENKKIINYNMVAVGMLGMLDTECKYYLKNSDKTTPEEIRDFMLEIVSSWLYKRF from the coding sequence ATGAGCAGAGAAAGAATTATTGACGCAGCAATACGCGTATTTTCACGTGAAGGTTATTATCGTGCGAACATGGACGAGATTGCCCGCGAGGCCGATGTCGCTAAGGGAACGCTGTATTATCATTTTCCGACGAAGCTGGAGCTTTTCAAAACTCTCGTAACCGAAGGCATGACCATGATAACAGATAAAATAAAAAAAGAATTCGACGAGAATACTCCGGTCGATATACAAGTGAAAAAGGCCATTGAAGCGAATATTAATATTTATCTTGAGTATGGAGAACTGGCGAAAATATTTTTCAATGAGCTTTCAAGCGGGATCGACTCCGATGCGCTTGCGGAAATTGATTCGCTTAAAAATAATTATATAAGCTTTATCTCGGATATTTTAAAAAGCGCATCAAGTGAGGAAAATAAAAAAATTATAAATTATAACATGGTCGCCGTCGGAATGCTCGGGATGCTTGATACTGAATGCAAGTATTACCTGAAAAACAGCGATAAAACCACACCTGAGGAAATACGTGATTTCATGCTTGAGATTGTTTCCTCATGGCTTTATAAGAGATTCTGA
- a CDS encoding FeoA family protein produces MKLSRIKPGGSAVIKSNNAPGAHGKRLLDMGFVPGAKVTVIRRAPFGDPVVVTLFGYTIGLRMSDADMIETEISEEQRHI; encoded by the coding sequence ATGAAGCTATCACGTATAAAACCCGGCGGCTCTGCCGTGATAAAATCAAACAATGCTCCCGGAGCTCACGGAAAGCGCCTTTTAGATATGGGATTCGTTCCGGGAGCGAAAGTGACAGTAATTAGACGCGCTCCGTTCGGTGATCCGGTTGTGGTTACGTTGTTCGGATATACAATAGGGCTAAGAATGTCCGACGCTGATATGATAGAAACAGAGATCTCGGAGGAACAACGGCACATATGA
- the feoB gene encoding ferrous iron transport protein B: protein MILKPTIHVSLVGNPNCGKSALFNLLTGGNQHVGCFPGVTVEKKEGRVKNTDMTVTDLPGIYSLTAYSAEEAVTRDYLLTEHPDVIINVIDATAPIKGLYLTFSLLTLGIPMVIVFNMIDEADRYGFVFDFNGLSKDLNTRALPLSATSGRGSAELIKATKSIFEIYNNSDIDTDYQLIGKKSAAVMSCGGKISHAISQVKEIVSKKAKSARLPAAYAAQAVFEGDESIIAMLSLSTEESVRINDVKSAISGTYTENAFNRTASILAAERYAAAEKLARRYIKMPDMPLLRKGDIAADRILTSKLLAVPLFAAIMLSVFYISFSFSGGIPGAMIERAFTAAGEAISGLISKMGASELVCSLFTDGIVRGTGSVISFLPVILTLFFFLSVLEDSGYMARIAFITDAPLRKLGLSGRSVVPLLIGFGCTVPAIMASRTLPDRRSREMTAFLLPYMSCAAKMPVYAMFALAFFGSFAPLYMLLIYITGICFGIIAASMMKSTIFKKGDAGFLLEMPPYRLPSARTVFRDMLKRAWEFLKKAFTIVLFTSVIIWAARTYGFDLHPVDDISDSILAHIGKAFAYILRPTGLGDWRAASALLAGLGAKENIISTLGVLLGANGGEQFYTALRSIFSPASAYSFICFVLLYSPCAAALYSYRKELSGKKAVAAMAAQTCVAYIAATAVFFFANLFTF, encoded by the coding sequence ATGATATTAAAACCCACTATACATGTATCACTTGTTGGAAACCCTAACTGCGGGAAAAGCGCGCTTTTCAATCTGTTAACCGGAGGAAATCAGCATGTGGGCTGTTTTCCCGGAGTTACGGTTGAGAAGAAGGAAGGTCGGGTAAAAAATACCGATATGACGGTTACGGATCTTCCCGGTATATATTCCCTCACCGCGTATTCCGCAGAAGAAGCCGTTACCAGAGATTATCTTTTAACAGAACATCCCGATGTGATAATAAATGTCATTGATGCGACAGCACCGATAAAAGGGCTTTATCTGACATTTTCACTGCTTACTCTCGGAATACCTATGGTTATTGTATTTAATATGATCGATGAAGCAGATAGATACGGCTTTGTTTTCGATTTTAACGGCTTGAGCAAAGATCTCAATACGCGTGCGCTGCCATTATCCGCGACCTCAGGAAGGGGCTCTGCTGAGCTTATCAAAGCGACGAAAAGCATATTTGAAATATATAATAATTCGGACATTGACACGGATTATCAGCTCATCGGCAAAAAAAGCGCTGCCGTTATGTCCTGCGGAGGAAAGATCTCACACGCGATATCACAGGTTAAGGAAATTGTATCAAAAAAAGCAAAATCGGCAAGGCTGCCCGCCGCATATGCCGCGCAGGCAGTTTTTGAAGGCGATGAAAGCATAATCGCAATGCTGTCTTTATCCACAGAGGAATCCGTCAGGATAAACGATGTGAAATCGGCAATATCCGGAACCTATACAGAAAACGCTTTTAATAGAACAGCTTCGATACTTGCGGCGGAAAGATACGCGGCGGCAGAAAAACTCGCGCGGCGTTATATAAAAATGCCCGATATGCCTTTATTGAGAAAGGGAGATATCGCGGCAGACAGAATATTAACCTCAAAGCTTCTCGCGGTTCCGTTATTTGCGGCAATAATGCTCTCGGTTTTTTATATTTCGTTTTCCTTTTCGGGCGGAATACCCGGCGCCATGATTGAAAGAGCTTTTACGGCCGCAGGAGAAGCGATATCAGGTCTTATTTCGAAAATGGGCGCGTCAGAGCTTGTCTGTTCACTTTTTACTGATGGTATTGTCAGAGGAACAGGAAGCGTCATATCGTTTCTTCCCGTAATCCTTACGTTGTTTTTCTTTTTGTCGGTTCTGGAAGACAGCGGATATATGGCACGTATCGCATTTATTACGGATGCTCCGTTGAGAAAGCTCGGTCTTTCCGGCAGATCAGTCGTTCCTCTATTGATCGGCTTCGGATGCACGGTTCCGGCGATAATGGCGTCAAGGACGCTTCCGGACAGGCGCAGCCGTGAAATGACAGCTTTTCTGCTGCCATATATGTCATGCGCGGCAAAAATGCCTGTTTATGCGATGTTCGCATTAGCTTTCTTCGGTTCTTTCGCACCCTTGTACATGCTGCTCATATATATTACCGGCATTTGCTTTGGGATAATAGCCGCGTCCATGATGAAATCCACTATTTTTAAAAAAGGTGATGCCGGATTTTTACTGGAAATGCCGCCATACAGGCTTCCGTCGGCAAGAACCGTTTTCCGCGATATGTTAAAAAGAGCCTGGGAGTTTTTAAAAAAAGCCTTTACAATTGTATTATTTACATCTGTTATTATCTGGGCGGCACGTACATATGGCTTTGATCTTCACCCGGTGGACGATATATCTGACAGTATTCTCGCACATATAGGCAAAGCCTTTGCCTATATCCTGCGCCCCACAGGCTTAGGCGACTGGCGCGCGGCAAGCGCTCTTTTGGCCGGACTCGGAGCAAAGGAGAATATAATAAGCACTCTCGGCGTCCTTTTGGGCGCAAATGGCGGAGAACAATTTTATACCGCTCTGCGGAGCATATTCTCTCCCGCCTCAGCTTATTCCTTTATATGCTTCGTGCTTTTATATTCTCCGTGCGCCGCCGCGCTTTATTCTTACCGAAAGGAGCTGTCAGGCAAAAAAGCCGTCGCCGCGATGGCGGCGCAGACCTGCGTTGCGTATATCGCGGCGACAGCGGTATTCTTCTTTGCGAATCTGTTTACATTTTGA
- a CDS encoding histidinol-phosphatase HisJ family protein, with protein sequence MYYCDLHLHTVHSFDHDEKEDCSVINLCKQAIKNGLSEIAITDHYDINGIIDGFYPPVDINAIKTDIMNARELFGKKLEIVFGIELGQPAQKSEEAKRFLTENSFDFVIGSLHNNRGKEDFYFIDYPNTPRNELVTLWNNYLEETKEHIVWGRGKYHTMAHLNYLLRYYKRSGNDDIVNIPEKEEVFREIFRLLIDNNIALEINTSGLRQGLGDFIPQKSLIALYADCGGRMFTVGSDSHAPSLCGFGVPEAYDLIKSLGINHVMVPRGGSLVELTI encoded by the coding sequence ATGTATTATTGCGATCTTCATCTTCATACGGTGCATTCCTTCGATCACGACGAAAAAGAAGACTGCTCCGTGATAAATCTCTGCAAACAGGCGATTAAAAATGGGCTTTCCGAAATTGCCATAACCGATCATTATGATATAAACGGTATAATAGACGGATTTTATCCTCCGGTAGATATAAATGCGATAAAAACCGACATAATGAACGCCAGAGAATTGTTCGGTAAAAAGCTTGAAATTGTTTTCGGAATCGAGCTCGGACAGCCCGCGCAGAAAAGCGAGGAAGCAAAGCGTTTTCTAACCGAAAACAGCTTTGATTTTGTCATAGGATCGCTTCATAACAACCGCGGGAAAGAGGATTTTTACTTCATCGATTATCCGAATACGCCGCGAAACGAGCTTGTCACACTGTGGAACAACTATCTCGAGGAAACAAAAGAACACATTGTCTGGGGCAGAGGAAAATATCATACAATGGCGCATTTGAATTATCTTCTACGTTATTATAAGCGTTCAGGCAATGACGACATAGTGAATATCCCCGAAAAAGAAGAGGTTTTCAGAGAAATATTTCGACTGCTTATTGATAACAACATCGCTCTTGAAATAAACACCTCCGGACTTCGCCAGGGTCTCGGGGATTTTATTCCTCAAAAAAGCTTGATCGCATTATATGCCGACTGCGGCGGAAGAATGTTCACAGTCGGAAGCGACTCTCACGCTCCGTCGCTGTGCGGCTTCGGCGTGCCGGAGGCATATGATTTAATAAAATCGCTCGGAATAAACCATGTCATGGTCCCGCGCGGCGGATCTCTCGTGGAGCTGACGATATGA
- a CDS encoding adenylosuccinate synthase translates to MVRVIAGAQWGDEGKGKIIDILASQADVVVRSQGGNNAGHTVVHGGNIYKLHLIPSGILYPDTLCLIGSGTVIDPKVILSEIDTLEASGINVSNLRIDKRAHVIMPYHIALDSLLESFRGKGDIGTTKRGIGPCYTDKTERCGIRICDILDANIFRAKLVDALKLKNEMLTKVFGSEPFDAEKIIEEYTIYARRLEKYVDDVSVLTYNAIKANKNVLFEGAQGTLLDLDMGTYPYVTSSHPLTGGACIGTGIGPTLIDSCLGIAKSYTTRVGKGPFPTELFDETGERIRQVGAEFGTTTGRPRRCGWMDTVILRHAVRVNGLTEIALNKLDTLTGIEQIKVCVSYERNGKNISDFPATIEELAECCPQYITLPGWNEEISGFASFDDLPENAKNYVLEIEKLAGCKISMVGVGPDRKQNLLR, encoded by the coding sequence ATGGTACGCGTCATAGCCGGAGCCCAATGGGGCGATGAAGGTAAAGGAAAAATAATTGATATTCTCGCTTCGCAGGCGGATGTCGTCGTCCGTTCCCAGGGAGGGAACAACGCCGGCCACACTGTCGTTCACGGCGGGAATATATACAAGCTTCATTTGATACCGTCCGGTATATTATATCCGGATACGCTTTGTCTCATCGGAAGCGGTACTGTCATTGACCCAAAAGTCATCCTTTCCGAAATTGACACCCTTGAAGCATCTGGAATAAATGTAAGTAATCTCAGAATTGACAAACGCGCTCACGTCATCATGCCTTATCATATCGCGCTCGATTCCCTTCTTGAGTCGTTCCGCGGAAAAGGAGACATCGGCACGACAAAACGCGGCATCGGTCCTTGTTACACCGATAAAACAGAGAGATGCGGTATTCGCATTTGTGATATTCTCGACGCAAACATTTTCCGCGCGAAGCTTGTCGACGCATTAAAGCTTAAAAATGAAATGCTTACAAAGGTTTTCGGTTCGGAACCTTTCGACGCAGAAAAAATTATAGAAGAATATACCATTTATGCCCGCAGACTTGAGAAATATGTTGACGATGTGTCCGTTTTGACTTATAATGCAATAAAGGCAAACAAAAACGTACTGTTTGAAGGCGCACAGGGCACTCTGCTCGATCTCGATATGGGAACATATCCCTATGTCACCTCCTCTCATCCGCTTACAGGCGGCGCCTGCATCGGAACGGGCATCGGGCCGACACTTATCGATTCCTGTCTCGGAATAGCGAAAAGCTATACAACTCGTGTAGGCAAGGGTCCTTTCCCGACCGAGCTGTTTGATGAGACTGGAGAACGCATTCGTCAAGTCGGCGCCGAATTCGGAACCACCACAGGACGTCCGCGCCGCTGCGGATGGATGGATACTGTTATTCTCCGTCACGCGGTCAGAGTAAACGGGCTCACCGAGATTGCGCTCAATAAGCTCGATACTCTCACAGGAATTGAACAAATCAAGGTATGCGTTTCATACGAGCGTAATGGTAAGAACATTTCAGACTTTCCCGCGACAATAGAGGAGCTTGCCGAATGCTGTCCCCAATACATCACTCTTCCCGGCTGGAACGAAGAAATATCGGGCTTCGCCTCGTTTGACGATCTTCCCGAAAATGCAAAGAATTATGTTCTTGAAATAGAGAAACTTGCCGGATGTAAAATATCGATGGTGGGCGTCGGACCGGACAGAAAACAAAATCTGCTTCGTTAA
- a CDS encoding DUF4358 domain-containing protein, with amino-acid sequence MIIKQAKASKICTSLLITSILMCFLFSCAPDNTAAVSLYDLQKTMLAADSLLPEMSSVNGSAEDASEMFTYLSNMPYNKVENYFLAYSSEGKADEIAVITVKNSADIEEAKKSLDEHVKNRIKLYEQYDPTQLERVNKALIFTSGKFAVLIISDNAAAVRNSFKEFISKAI; translated from the coding sequence ATGATAATTAAACAAGCAAAAGCAAGCAAAATATGTACGTCTTTACTCATAACATCGATTTTAATGTGCTTTTTATTTAGTTGCGCTCCCGATAATACCGCGGCGGTAAGTCTTTATGATTTACAGAAAACAATGTTGGCGGCTGACAGCTTGCTTCCGGAAATGTCCTCTGTTAACGGAAGCGCGGAGGACGCCAGCGAGATGTTTACATATTTATCCAATATGCCATATAATAAAGTTGAAAATTACTTCCTTGCGTACTCGTCGGAGGGGAAAGCGGATGAAATTGCGGTTATTACCGTAAAGAATTCCGCCGATATTGAAGAAGCAAAAAAATCTTTGGATGAACATGTAAAAAATCGGATCAAATTGTATGAGCAGTATGATCCGACTCAATTAGAGCGTGTAAACAAAGCGTTAATATTTACCAGTGGCAAGTTTGCCGTATTGATTATCAGCGACAACGCGGCCGCGGTAAGAAATTCTTTTAAAGAATTTATATCGAAAGCAATTTAA
- a CDS encoding transglutaminase domain-containing protein, with translation MKEKTKLITIFCIAGVLVIGLSLNTAASILTMKNVDELKALISENMSTDQDVAQENDVVIAGEYEIKSTQKISDAYISHDASALTDKEKETLDMASEILKEIIKEGMTDYEKELAVYDWMTHKLRQDKGILTVIPSTQADCDNPYGVLKYHNAVCVGYATTFRMFMQMMNIECMVVHNSERYHSWDLIKLDGEWYHTDIYSDAETRNYMCFNQNDAMFSDRSWNTDFFPTSTGLKYNYGYQNKSMIDDVHEIASTLKKAIDEKKAYAFIGFNSGITEENAQIAETMLNGISDKISYSDEYNKYTITWKYIPIENNQFILCIYVNGFEQENNGVTEEETQKIQEIINEVFN, from the coding sequence ATGAAAGAAAAGACAAAATTAATTACTATTTTTTGCATTGCCGGTGTATTGGTGATCGGCTTATCCCTGAATACAGCGGCGAGTATTTTAACTATGAAAAATGTAGATGAGCTTAAAGCGTTGATTTCCGAAAATATGTCGACGGATCAGGATGTGGCTCAGGAAAATGATGTTGTTATAGCGGGTGAATATGAGATTAAATCGACGCAAAAAATTTCCGATGCATATATATCACATGATGCCTCCGCTCTTACCGACAAGGAAAAGGAAACCCTTGATATGGCATCTGAAATATTAAAGGAAATAATAAAAGAAGGCATGACGGATTATGAAAAGGAACTGGCAGTTTACGATTGGATGACGCATAAGCTTCGCCAGGATAAAGGTATTCTCACGGTTATTCCTTCGACGCAAGCGGATTGTGACAATCCTTATGGTGTACTGAAATATCATAATGCCGTCTGTGTTGGATACGCCACCACATTTCGAATGTTTATGCAGATGATGAACATTGAGTGTATGGTTGTACATAACTCGGAGAGATATCATTCATGGGATTTAATCAAGTTGGACGGCGAGTGGTATCACACTGATATTTATTCAGATGCCGAAACCAGAAATTATATGTGCTTCAACCAGAACGACGCCATGTTCTCTGACAGAAGCTGGAACACTGATTTCTTCCCCACGTCAACCGGTTTAAAGTATAACTACGGGTATCAAAACAAATCTATGATTGATGATGTTCACGAAATAGCTTCAACACTTAAAAAAGCTATCGACGAAAAAAAGGCATATGCGTTTATTGGCTTTAATTCGGGAATAACCGAAGAAAATGCTCAAATAGCAGAAACAATGCTTAACGGTATATCAGATAAAATTTCATATTCGGATGAGTATAACAAATATACTATAACCTGGAAATATATACCGATAGAAAATAATCAATTCATACTTTGTATCTATGTCAACGGTTTTGAACAGGAAAATAACGGGGTTACCGAGGAAGAAACGCAGAAGATACAAGAAATCATTAATGAAGTTTTTAATTAA
- the rsmA gene encoding 16S rRNA (adenine(1518)-N(6)/adenine(1519)-N(6))-dimethyltransferase RsmA, with translation MNIYSPKEISVVLGAAGFSFKKQFGQNFLINEAIPERIAEAAAASDPFARGCVEIGPGIGSLTLKLSDKFENVVAVEIDEKLQSILPVVMGERTNIEIVFGDATKLDLNKLASEKMKGKKISVCANLPYSITSELIMHILETNDRYFGNDMFFDSITLMIQKEAAQRLCAKPGAPEYGAITASASYYAVMKKLFDVNPGNFMPQPKVVSTVISIKPNHVRPVNPLSVSLLFEVIRASFAQRRKTLSNSLRSYFLDRYSKESLSASLEFSHIDGKRRGETLSLDEMCAVADAFCVHGMTEMNL, from the coding sequence ATGAATATTTATTCTCCTAAGGAAATATCGGTTGTGCTCGGAGCGGCGGGCTTTTCTTTTAAAAAACAATTCGGTCAGAATTTTCTGATCAATGAAGCCATTCCCGAAAGGATCGCGGAGGCCGCCGCGGCTTCTGATCCGTTTGCTCGCGGGTGCGTCGAAATAGGACCCGGAATCGGCAGCCTTACGTTAAAGCTTTCAGATAAATTTGAAAACGTTGTCGCTGTTGAAATAGACGAGAAATTACAAAGCATTTTACCGGTTGTCATGGGCGAAAGGACAAATATAGAGATAGTATTCGGCGATGCGACAAAACTTGATTTAAATAAACTTGCTTCGGAAAAAATGAAAGGGAAAAAGATCTCTGTCTGCGCCAATCTTCCTTATTCAATTACAAGCGAGCTTATCATGCACATTCTTGAGACAAATGACCGCTATTTCGGAAACGATATGTTTTTCGATTCAATTACTCTGATGATACAAAAGGAAGCGGCACAGCGCCTTTGCGCAAAGCCCGGAGCTCCGGAATATGGCGCGATCACTGCCTCCGCCTCGTATTATGCTGTAATGAAAAAGCTTTTTGATGTCAATCCCGGCAATTTTATGCCACAGCCGAAGGTTGTTTCAACTGTTATATCAATAAAACCCAATCATGTGAGGCCTGTAAATCCGTTGTCTGTTTCGCTGCTTTTTGAAGTAATAAGAGCTTCTTTTGCTCAAAGAAGAAAAACTCTTTCTAATTCCTTGCGGTCATACTTTTTAGACCGGTATTCGAAGGAATCATTATCTGCGTCGCTCGAATTTTCACATATTGACGGAAAAAGAAGGGGAGAAACGCTTTCTCTTGACGAGATGTGCGCGGTTGCGGATGCGTTCTGTGTTCACGGAATGACTGAGATGAATTTATAA
- a CDS encoding M23 family metallopeptidase: MKSKSGKKRIIVLIAALLCIPAVIVAAILIIYTSSSLSPKQISEVILNIQDEKHTYDSEEDISFYSGIISSGVKIKAPARDSDEYSRIGVEFNKISGISSYTLLLSSSPDDCLYVDSHGEYYRINKNYALKLLLLPETAFVYEYSSMPIFTVTAGETSSRVYPEDATWSYKTAGGEYRTCDYKGENPSGVMSISDDIRLKFEFSSKPDWLNVKIYNEKGELVFNGDEAELDSFNYGYDGNLTAEIEAEWYREKADNNVTGDTAVDSVGSKKTGESDCYGRMKFKVALQYDEPASLILSALTVNPGEIIIIKVMNATGETFDINTDALSRKPVMISYGSNGLVLLAIPAETSAGEKTIEFIGAKSSLRASFTVNSKEFDENTVTPSKCGCTSDEYLSAYGSLQAKLEALNNAPVGEKLWNGEFILPVFGNDTWIRTRFGSVIKVSGTDNEIRQSGVDYVNEEGSGVLAANDGKVVFAEDTIFGGKTLIIDHGLGVKSIYYHLASISVQDGDTVYKSQIIGKLGQSGFSDDIYLQYSVSINGVFINPYILYQNGNPLANLS; the protein is encoded by the coding sequence ATATGATTCCGAAGAGGATATATCGTTTTATTCCGGAATAATTTCATCCGGCGTGAAGATTAAGGCGCCGGCCAGAGACAGCGATGAATATAGCCGGATCGGAGTTGAATTCAATAAAATCAGCGGGATCTCTTCATATACGCTTCTTCTTTCGTCATCTCCTGACGACTGCTTATATGTGGATTCGCATGGCGAGTATTACCGAATAAATAAGAATTACGCGCTGAAGCTGCTTTTGCTTCCGGAAACTGCTTTTGTATATGAGTATTCAAGCATGCCCATATTTACGGTGACAGCCGGAGAGACATCAAGCCGTGTTTATCCGGAAGACGCAACCTGGAGCTATAAAACGGCAGGCGGGGAATACAGAACCTGCGACTATAAAGGTGAAAACCCTTCCGGCGTCATGTCCATATCGGATGATATCCGGCTTAAATTTGAATTCAGCTCAAAGCCGGATTGGCTCAATGTTAAAATATATAATGAAAAAGGCGAACTTGTATTTAACGGAGACGAAGCAGAGCTTGACAGCTTTAACTATGGTTATGACGGAAATCTGACAGCTGAGATAGAAGCCGAATGGTATCGCGAAAAAGCCGATAATAATGTCACAGGAGATACGGCTGTTGATTCAGTCGGAAGTAAAAAGACAGGCGAAAGCGATTGCTACGGCAGGATGAAGTTTAAAGTGGCTCTTCAATACGATGAGCCGGCATCTCTGATATTAAGCGCTTTAACTGTTAATCCGGGTGAAATAATAATAATTAAGGTCATGAACGCAACCGGTGAAACGTTTGATATCAATACCGACGCTTTGTCCAGGAAGCCGGTTATGATATCATATGGGTCAAACGGGCTTGTCCTGCTTGCAATACCCGCGGAAACGAGCGCCGGTGAAAAGACTATTGAGTTTATCGGAGCAAAATCGTCATTACGCGCGTCCTTTACCGTAAACAGCAAAGAGTTTGATGAAAACACGGTCACTCCGTCGAAATGCGGATGCACGTCGGATGAGTATCTTTCGGCATACGGCTCATTGCAGGCAAAGTTGGAGGCACTGAACAACGCTCCTGTCGGTGAAAAGCTGTGGAACGGGGAATTCATTCTGCCTGTTTTCGGCAATGACACATGGATCAGGACACGCTTCGGCTCTGTAATAAAAGTCAGCGGAACCGACAATGAAATAAGGCAATCCGGTGTCGATTATGTAAACGAAGAAGGCAGTGGGGTACTTGCTGCCAACGACGGAAAGGTCGTTTTCGCCGAAGACACGATATTTGGAGGAAAAACGCTGATAATCGATCACGGACTGGGTGTAAAAAGTATTTATTATCACCTTGCTTCAATTTCCGTTCAGGATGGCGATACGGTATATAAATCACAGATAATCGGAAAGCTAGGACAAAGCGGATTTTCCGATGATATATATCTTCAATATTCGGTTTCGATAAACGGCGTTTTCATAAATCCATATATATTATATCAGAACGGAAATCCACTTGCAAATCTTTCTTGA